Proteins found in one Anas platyrhynchos isolate ZD024472 breed Pekin duck chromosome 18, IASCAAS_PekinDuck_T2T, whole genome shotgun sequence genomic segment:
- the ATP6V1G1 gene encoding V-type proton ATPase subunit G 1, with amino-acid sequence MASQSQGIQQLLQAEKRAAEKVAEARKRKNRRLKQAKEEAQAEIEQYRLQREKEFKAKEAAALGSHGSCTTEVEKETQEKMSVIQQNFQKNREVVLSQLLSLVCDIKPEIHVNYRING; translated from the exons ATGGCGAGCCAGTCGCAGGgcatccagcagctgctgcaggccgAGAAGCGCGCGGCGGAGAAGGTGGCCGAGGCCCGCAAGC GAAAGAATCGGAGGCTGAAGCAGGCCAAAGAAGAAGCCCAGGCAGAGATCGAGCAGTACCGCctgcagagggagaaggaaTTCAAGGCCAAGGAAGCAGCG GCACTTGGATCTCATGGCAGCTGCACCACTGAGGTTGAGAAGGAGACCCAGGAAAAGATGAGTGTAATCCAGCAGAACTTCCAGAAGAATCGTGAGGTggtcctctcccagctgctgtcacTGGTGTGTGACATCAAACCTGAAATCCACGTGAATTACCGCATCAATGGGTAG